One segment of Alnus glutinosa chromosome 2, dhAlnGlut1.1, whole genome shotgun sequence DNA contains the following:
- the LOC133860548 gene encoding uncharacterized protein LOC133860548, producing the protein MTRGGETVLPHYLRASTGSCHDFCKYGRKHALEAKARSHILKRVVKKTPDTEYLLVSVDLPGRKKTPVVKLKPSSDSKSHESDIPQTIKQEVPTQLPVSKNPTESKVLAERRKTSGVKFKSSPHAKTRTYDPPKTMKREVSSSSEKVEVSSKKGSSKAKNLNLSMKPESLTVKPISSPKFSGGVSSLRKGDVKIGKREVSSSSEKVEVYSKKVLSKAKNLNLSMKHATSLKPESLTVKPISSPKFSGGISSLRKSDVQIGKTTGTSKVAVKKALPSPTASFSLESSVNRVAGLNERKHRDLKAVSPLMNKNKIREAEPKQLNNDEVVEKTLYVIKMETENKTLECDQNEGFAIELSPALPSSPKSSSLPNAPSSSSYEEESQEESECMMSEAEYDSLSENNVENIEEADSSEEGYKGRPTKAGMVCSEDKNCQPSKLKFRRGKVVDVHSVNNSPRRLKFRRGKLLGEDQNVKADTRRRSFKRTEGVDGDTNGSEPGSQKVVLRHQDVQGKNAQGLFNNVIEETASKLVETRKSKVKALVGAFETVISLQDKKPSANTVT; encoded by the exons ATGACC agaggTGGAGAAACTGTTCTTCCTCATTACCTCAGGGCTTCTACTGGTTCCTGTCATGATTTTTGTAAATATGGGAGGAAACATGCATTAGAAGCAAAGGCAAGAAGCCACATACTGAAGAGAGTTGTAAAAAAAACCCCTGACACAGAATATCTACTAGTCAGTGTAGATCTGCCAGGGAGGAAGAAGACGCCAGTGGTCAAGCTCAAACCGTCATCTGACTCCAAATCCCATGAGTCTGATATCCCTCAGACCATTAAGCAGGAAGTGCCAACACAATTACCTGTCAGCAAAAATCCGACAGAAAGTAAAGTTCTGGCGGAGAGGAGAAAGACATCAGGGGTCAAGTTTAAATCTTCCCCACATGCGAAAACCCGCACATATGATCCCCCGAAAACCATGAAGCGGGAAGTGTCATCATCTTCTGAAAAAGTGGAAGTTTCTTCGAAAAAAGGTTCATCAAAAGCTAAAAACTTGAACTTGTCTATGAAGCCGGAATCTTTGACAGTGAAGCCAATATCTTCTCCTAAATTTTCAGGAGGTGTAAGTAGCCTAAGAAAAGGTGATGTCAAAATTGGGAAGCGGGAAGTGTCATCATCTTCTGAAAAAGTGGAAGTTTATTcgaaaaaagttttatcaaaagctaaaaatttaaacttgtctatgaagCATGCTACTTCTTTGAAGCCAGAATCTTTGACAGTGAAGCCAATATCTTCTCCTAAATTTTCAGGAGGTATAAGTAGCCTGAGAAAAAGTGATGTCCAAATTGGCAAGACGACTGGGACATCCAAAGTAGCTGTAAAGAAGGCCCTGCCTTCCCCAACAGCCTCATTTTCTTTGGAGTCTTCTGTCAATCGTGTTGCAGGATTAAATGAAAGAAAGCACAGGGATTTGAAAGCTGTGTCCCCTCTTATGAATAAGAACAAGATCCGAGAAGCTGAACCTAAGCAACTCAACAATGATGAGGTTGTGGAGAAAACCTTGTATGTCATCAAGATGGAAACTGAGAACAAAACTTTGGAATGTGATCAAAATGAAGGTTTTGCAATTGAATTGTCACCTGCTTTACCCTCATCTCCGAAGTCTTCATCCCTCCCAAATGCTCCTTCTTCTTCATCCTATGAAGAAGAATCTCAAGAGGAGTCTGAATGTATGATGAGTGAAGCAGAATATGACTCACTATCAGAAAACAATGTGGAAAACATAGAAGAAGCAGACTCCTCGGAAGAGGGATACAAAGGGAGGCCCACAAAGGCTGGGATGGTTTGTTCTGAAGATAAAAATTGCCAACCGTCGAAGTTAAAGTTCAGGAGGGGGAAGGTGGTTGATGTTCATTCTGTAAATAACAGTCCAAGGAGGCTCAAGTTTAGGCGAGGGAAACTGCTAGGCGAGGACCAAAATGTCAAGGCTGATACCCGAAGGAGAAGCTTTAAGAGGACAGAAGGAGTTGATGGTGACACGAACGGTTCCGAACCTGGTTCACAAAAAGTTGTTTTGAGACATCAAGATGTGCAGGGGaagaatgctcagggtttgttTAATAATGTGATTGAAGAAACGGCAAGTAAACTCGTTGAAACCCGGAAGAGCAAGGTTAAGGCCTTGGTCGGTGCTTTTGAAACTGTGATCTCCCTCCAAGACAAAAAACCTTCTGCAAACACTGTAACTTGA